The Miscanthus floridulus cultivar M001 chromosome 17, ASM1932011v1, whole genome shotgun sequence genome has a window encoding:
- the LOC136518455 gene encoding probable inactive receptor kinase At5g58300 translates to MWHLKLIAFLYGSLFFMHLPYARGSDLNTDKQALLAFAASLPHGRKVNWTSTTQVCTSWVGITCTPDRTRVREVRLPAIGLLGPIPSGTLGKLDALEVLSLRSNRLTINLPPDVPSIPSLRSLYLQHNNLSGIIPSSLSSSLTFLDLSYNSFSGEIPSEVQAITELTALLLHNNSLSGPIPDLRLPKLRHLDLSNNNLSGPIPPSLQKFPATSFLGNAFLCGFPLEPCPGTPPPSPSSPSPQSGKRSFWKKLSLGVKIAIAAGGGAVLLILILILLVCIFKRKRDAEPGTASSSSKGKAIAGGRGEKSKGEFSSGIQEAERNKLFFFEGCSYNFDLEDLLRASAEVLGKGSYGTTYKAVLEDGTTVVVKRLKEVVAGKREFEQQMELIGKVCQHQNTVPLRAYYYSKDEKLLVYDYVPLGSLCAALHGNKAAGRTPLDWETRVKIALGAARGMAYLHAEGGGKFIHGNIKSSNILISQELSACVTEFGLAQLMSTPHVHPRLIGYRSPEVLETRKPTQKSDVYSLGVLLLEMLTGKAPLRSPGRDDSIEHLPRWVQSVVREEWTSEVFDVDLLRHPNVEDEMVQMLHVAMACVAVVPDERPWMEEVVSRIEEIRNSYSDTKTSPEDNPREGAF, encoded by the exons ATGTGGCATCTCAAGCTGATAGCTTTTCTTTATGGCTCTCTTTTCTTTATGCACCTTCCATATGCTAGAGGTTCTGACCTAAACACCGATAAGCAGGCCCTTCTTGCATTTGCTGCATCACTGCCTCATGGCAGAAAGGTCAACTGGACCTCCACAACCCAAGTCTGCACATCCTGGGTTGGCATTACATGCACACCGGACAGGACACGTGTACGTGAAGTCCGACTACCTGCAATAGGGCTTTTAGGTCCTATCCCATCGGGCACACTTGGCAAGCTTGATGCCTTGGAGGTGTTGAGTCTTAGGTCAAACCGTCTTACTATTAATCTCCCTCCTGATGTACCATCTATTCCCTCGTTGCGCTCTCTTTATCTTCAACACAATAACCTGTCCGGAATTATACCAAGTTCACTGTCTTCTAGTCTAACATTCTTAGACCTGTCCTATAACTCATTCAGTGGAGAAATACCATCGGAGGTGCAAGCCATCACTGAACTGACAGCATTGCTTCTCCATAACAACTCTCTTTCTGGACCCATCCCTGACCTTCGCCTCCCCAAGTTGAGACATTTGGATTTGAGCAACAATAACCTGAGTGGACCTATACCACCCTCCCTGCAGAAGTTCCCAGCTACTTCTTTTCTGGGAAATGCCTTTCTGTGTGGATTTCCATTGGAACCATGTCCAGGGACACCACCTCCTTCTCCGTCGTCGCCATCACCCCAAAGTGGCAAAAGAAGCTTCTGGAAAAAGCTCAGCCTTGGTGTCAAAATTGCAATAGCTGCTGGAGGAGGGGCTGTATTATTAATTTTGATCCTCATCCTCTTGGTATGCATCTTCAAAAGAAAGAGAGATGCAGAGCCTGGCACAGCATCATCTTCATCCAAAGGAAAGGCTATTGCAGGTGGAAGGGGAGAAAAATCCAAAGGGGAATTCAGCAGTGGTATTCAAGAAGCGGAGAGAAATAAACTGTTTTTCTTTGAGGGATGTTCATATAATTTTGACTTGGAGGATCTGCTGAGGGCTTCGGCTGAAGTCCTTGGAAAAGGAAGTTATGGGACTACCTACAAAGCTGTTCTGGAGGATGGAACAACAGTGGTGGTCAAGAGATTGAAGGAAGTGGTGGCGGGAAAGAGGGAATTTGAACAGCAGATGGAGCTAATTGGCAAGGTTTGCCAGCATCAGAACACTGTCCCATTGCGTGCTTACTACTACTCCAAGGATGAGAAGCTCTTGGTGTATGACTATGTCCCATTAGGTAGCCTTTGTGCTGCTTTGCATG GGAATAAAGCTGCTGGAAGAACCCCATTGGACTGGGAGACCAGAGTGAAAATAGCTCTGGGCGCTGCACGCGGGATGGCATATCTTCACGCCGAGGGCGGCGGGAAGTTCATTCACGGGAACATCAAGTCAAGTAACATCCTTATCTCACAGGAACTCAGCGCCTGCGTCACTGAGTTCGGCCTTGCCCAGCTCATGTCCACGCCCCACGTCCACCCACGGCTCATCGGGTACCGGTCACCCGAGGTCCTCGAGACCAGGAAACCGACGCAGAAATCCGACGTCTACAGCTTAGGCGTCCTCCTCCTCGAGATGCTCACGGGTAAAGCCCCTCTCAGGTCCCCCGGGCGTGATGATTCCATCGAGCACCTCCCCAGGTGGGTGCAGTCCGTGGTCCGGGAAGAGTGGACGTCGGAGGTTTTCGACGTCGACTTGCTAAGGCACCCGAACGTCGAGGACGAGATGGTCCAGATGCTCCATGTCGCGATGGCATGCGTTGCAGTTGTCCCCGACGAGCGGCCTTGGATGGAGGAGGTGGTCAGCAGGATCGAGGAGATCCGGAACTCCTACTCGGACACGAAGACGTCCCCGGAGGACAATCCCAGGGAGGGCGCTTTCTAA